In Roseomonas fluvialis, one genomic interval encodes:
- a CDS encoding malate/lactate/ureidoglycolate dehydrogenase yields the protein MHHIPVDALTGLVRDVFLAAGCDGAESNRIATHLVGANLSGHDSHGVVRVPRYVEWLEAGYVVKGQTAEVVTDGGAFALVDGKWGFGQTVAPQAVALGIARAQQHGVSVTALRNAGHIGRVGDYAEQAIAAGLISMHFVNVAGSVLVAPFGGVERRFSTNPIAIGVPLPGRPLVLDFATSLVAEGKVLVASSGGKKLPEGALIEPDGQLSTDPHTLYGAYDAVGPRNPANGQGAIRAFGEHKGSGLAFMCEMLAGCLTAGGTSGPVSGRGRIANGMLSVFLSPRHFGTQAEFERMGLAYADWIAACRPADPAAPVLLPGEPEQQRRAERTAGGVPLPDETWSNILATATRLGVKSPP from the coding sequence ATGCACCACATTCCTGTCGATGCGCTCACCGGGCTGGTGCGCGACGTGTTCCTTGCAGCGGGCTGCGACGGGGCGGAATCGAACCGCATCGCCACGCACTTGGTGGGGGCCAACCTGTCCGGGCACGACAGCCACGGCGTCGTGCGCGTGCCGCGCTACGTCGAATGGCTCGAGGCTGGGTACGTCGTGAAGGGCCAGACGGCGGAGGTCGTCACCGATGGCGGCGCCTTTGCGCTGGTCGACGGCAAGTGGGGCTTCGGACAGACCGTCGCACCGCAGGCCGTCGCACTCGGCATCGCGCGCGCGCAGCAGCATGGCGTGTCGGTCACCGCGCTGCGCAACGCCGGGCATATCGGACGCGTCGGTGACTACGCGGAACAGGCGATTGCCGCGGGGCTGATCTCCATGCATTTCGTCAACGTCGCGGGCAGCGTGTTGGTCGCCCCCTTCGGCGGCGTGGAACGGCGTTTCTCCACCAACCCCATCGCGATCGGCGTGCCGCTGCCGGGTCGTCCTCTGGTGCTGGATTTCGCGACGTCGCTGGTGGCCGAGGGCAAGGTGCTGGTCGCATCCAGCGGCGGCAAGAAGCTGCCGGAAGGCGCGCTGATCGAACCCGATGGGCAGCTCTCGACCGACCCACACACGCTCTATGGGGCCTACGACGCGGTCGGGCCGCGCAACCCGGCGAACGGGCAGGGCGCGATCCGCGCCTTCGGCGAGCACAAGGGCTCGGGCCTCGCCTTCATGTGCGAGATGCTGGCCGGCTGCCTCACCGCCGGCGGCACCTCGGGGCCGGTCAGCGGACGCGGGCGCATCGCCAACGGTATGCTCTCGGTCTTCCTCTCGCCGCGCCACTTCGGCACGCAGGCCGAATTCGAACGCATGGGCCTCGCCTATGCCGATTGGATCGCGGCCTGTCGCCCGGCGGACCCTGCCGCGCCGGTGCTGCTGCCCGGCGAACCCGAACAGCAGCGCCGCGCCGAGCGCACCGCGGGCGGCGTTCCGCTGCCCGACGAAACCTGGTCGAACATCCTGGCGACCGCGACGCGGCTCGGTGTGAAAAGCCCGCCCTGA
- a CDS encoding Ldh family oxidoreductase yields MNVPHERVRAQIEAILQSWGMAPDLLATTVEAMIETDLLGVDSHGISMLMTYEKRVKDGSLNLQARPRIEKQNACTALVDGGAGLGHPVSAFGMNLAVDKAKEAGVGIVGVRNSHHFGAAGVYARIAARRGAIGMVTSATRGVTMVPTRGAAPVLGTNPIAFAAPAKRHPPFVLDMATTTTAAGKVKVHDLNDRPLPAGWVLDAKGQPVTDPKQGFDIVFNRPDGGLSPLGGTAEMASAKGYGLAMMVHILGGTLVGSSFSPIRNRTQKPGDPDDIGHFFMAIDPAAFRAPGDFEDDLDDVIDVLHATPAADASKPVLVAGDPEEAERQRRLRDGIPVPATLAALIRGICERSGAAYTLS; encoded by the coding sequence GTGAATGTTCCGCATGAGCGCGTGCGCGCGCAGATCGAGGCCATCCTGCAATCCTGGGGCATGGCCCCCGACCTGCTCGCTACCACCGTCGAGGCGATGATCGAGACCGACCTGCTCGGCGTGGACAGCCACGGCATCTCGATGCTGATGACCTACGAGAAGCGCGTGAAGGACGGTTCGCTGAACCTCCAGGCGCGCCCGCGCATCGAGAAGCAGAATGCCTGCACGGCGCTGGTCGATGGCGGCGCGGGCCTCGGCCATCCGGTCTCGGCCTTCGGGATGAACCTGGCGGTGGACAAGGCGAAGGAGGCCGGCGTCGGCATCGTCGGCGTGCGCAACTCGCATCATTTCGGCGCGGCGGGCGTCTATGCGCGCATCGCCGCGCGGCGCGGCGCCATCGGCATGGTCACGTCGGCGACGCGCGGCGTGACCATGGTGCCGACGCGTGGCGCGGCACCGGTGCTCGGCACCAACCCGATTGCCTTTGCCGCACCGGCGAAGCGCCATCCGCCCTTCGTGCTGGACATGGCAACGACGACGACGGCGGCCGGCAAGGTGAAGGTGCATGACCTGAACGACCGCCCACTTCCCGCCGGCTGGGTGCTGGACGCCAAGGGCCAGCCGGTCACCGACCCGAAGCAGGGCTTCGACATCGTGTTCAACCGGCCGGATGGCGGGCTGTCGCCCCTGGGCGGCACCGCCGAGATGGCGAGCGCGAAGGGCTACGGCCTGGCGATGATGGTGCACATCCTCGGCGGCACGCTGGTCGGCTCCTCCTTCTCGCCGATTCGCAACCGCACGCAGAAGCCGGGCGACCCGGACGATATCGGCCATTTCTTCATGGCGATCGACCCCGCCGCCTTCCGCGCGCCGGGCGACTTCGAGGACGACCTGGACGATGTGATCGACGTGCTGCATGCGACACCCGCTGCCGACGCGTCGAAGCCGGTGCTTGTGGCGGGCGATCCCGAGGAAGCCGAGCGCCAGCGGCGCCTGCGCGACGGCATCCCGGTTCCGGCGACGCTCGCTGCGTTGATCCGGGGCATCTGCGAGCGGTCCGGCGCGGCCTATACGCTGTCCTGA
- a CDS encoding TauD/TfdA dioxygenase family protein yields the protein MPTIRPTSGVLGASVTDIDLSRPMDAADFATILRALGRFGVLCFPNQLLEPAALRDFSRRFGSIQTSLSGRFQDPQVPEVGILSNIVEDGKPIGLADAGQDWHTDMSYRDTMGFVNVLNAHKVPRRDGRVLGSTVFANMHAAYDALDPALKARLETATATHDFNKFWDMMVKRGTANRKPLTPEERAKRPPSVHRVFLTHPVTGRKVLYCNPGYAVQINELDEAESDRVLEALFEHQLQDRFLHTHQWTEGDLLIWDNIGTLHNAIPDYGPDEHRLMKRCQVMADKVFQPGFIQQALAA from the coding sequence ATGCCCACCATCCGTCCGACCAGCGGCGTGCTCGGCGCCAGCGTCACCGATATCGACCTGTCACGCCCGATGGATGCGGCGGACTTCGCCACCATCCTGCGCGCGCTCGGGCGATTTGGCGTCCTGTGCTTCCCGAACCAGCTGCTGGAACCGGCGGCGCTGCGGGATTTCTCGCGGCGCTTCGGGTCCATCCAGACCTCGCTCTCCGGCAGGTTCCAGGACCCGCAGGTCCCCGAGGTCGGCATCCTGTCGAACATCGTCGAAGACGGGAAGCCGATTGGCCTGGCCGATGCCGGGCAGGATTGGCACACGGACATGTCCTATCGCGACACCATGGGCTTCGTGAACGTGCTGAACGCGCACAAGGTGCCGCGGCGTGATGGCCGCGTTCTGGGCTCGACCGTCTTCGCCAATATGCATGCCGCCTATGACGCGCTGGACCCGGCGCTGAAGGCGCGGCTCGAGACCGCCACCGCGACCCATGACTTCAACAAGTTCTGGGACATGATGGTCAAGCGCGGCACCGCCAACCGCAAGCCGCTGACGCCCGAGGAACGCGCCAAGCGTCCGCCGTCGGTGCATCGGGTGTTCCTCACGCATCCGGTCACCGGGCGGAAGGTGCTCTACTGCAACCCCGGCTACGCGGTGCAGATCAATGAGCTGGACGAGGCCGAGAGCGATCGCGTGCTCGAAGCCCTGTTCGAGCACCAGCTACAGGACCGCTTCCTGCACACGCATCAATGGACCGAGGGCGATCTGCTGATCTGGGACAATATCGGCACGCTGCACAACGCCATCCCGGACTACGGTCCAGACGAGCATCGGCTGATGAAGCGCTGCCAGGTCATGGCCGACAAGGTGTTCCAGCCCGGCTTCATCCAGCAGGCGCTGGCCGCCTGA
- a CDS encoding ABC transporter ATP-binding protein/permease, protein MTGPPEHSGRTAFFRDFLRLADPFWRIGPQRWQARGWTLALGLLGAAQVALAIRLNLWNADFFDALERRSMDRFLTQIGVFAAIVAGAMLTNACHMVARRRLNIAWRAWLTQRVVGEWMEEARHYQIAQIPGDHDNADGRIAEDIRIVTEYAIDLAHSLLYAILLLVTFVGLLWTLSGRVTVLGFDMPGHMVALSFGYAAAGSVVAFLLGRPLVRATDLRQTREADFRFGLVRARETAEPIALARGEARERSRIATLFDGIRPAWAAQTQGLSRLTGFSAGYLTLAPVFPILVTTPRYMAGTITLGGVMQIAQAFQQVTAALSWPVDNLQRIAEWRASVERVLSLEEAVQVVRAEAARAGPDAIMLDRSAGRGLGARDLCVAAPDGTALLSDITLHVAPGERVLVDGDPEAAQALFRVLAGIWPWGRGVVDLPPDADVTTIGEKPHLPEGPLHDALIFPEAAAGFPADLAAAALEAVGLDALVPRLAESADWDGALGSVELQRLAIARVLLHRPRWILLGDSTTALEPTEADRMVDLIATALPESALLVLGRHPGAAERFTRRLTLRRLPGGDVLLHEIHARRQAATQPRRRPLPLVDWLRRGYEHRDMG, encoded by the coding sequence ATGACCGGCCCGCCGGAGCACAGCGGGAGGACCGCCTTCTTCCGCGATTTTCTACGCCTGGCCGACCCGTTCTGGCGCATCGGGCCGCAGCGCTGGCAGGCGCGCGGCTGGACGCTGGCGCTGGGCCTGCTCGGGGCGGCGCAGGTGGCGCTCGCGATCCGGCTCAATCTGTGGAACGCGGATTTCTTCGATGCGCTCGAACGGCGTTCGATGGACCGCTTCCTGACGCAGATCGGCGTCTTCGCCGCCATTGTCGCCGGCGCCATGCTGACCAACGCCTGCCACATGGTGGCGCGACGGCGCCTCAACATCGCCTGGCGCGCCTGGCTCACGCAGCGCGTCGTGGGCGAATGGATGGAGGAAGCGCGCCACTACCAGATCGCGCAGATCCCCGGCGACCACGACAACGCCGACGGGCGCATCGCCGAGGATATCCGCATCGTCACCGAATACGCGATCGACCTCGCGCACAGCCTGCTCTACGCAATCCTTCTGCTCGTGACGTTCGTCGGGCTGCTCTGGACGCTGTCCGGGCGTGTCACGGTGCTCGGCTTCGACATGCCCGGGCACATGGTGGCGCTGTCCTTCGGCTATGCCGCGGCGGGTTCGGTGGTGGCCTTCCTGCTGGGCCGTCCGCTGGTGCGCGCGACCGACCTGCGGCAGACGCGGGAGGCCGACTTCCGCTTCGGCCTGGTGCGTGCGCGCGAGACCGCGGAGCCCATCGCTCTCGCCCGCGGGGAAGCGCGCGAACGCAGCCGCATCGCCACGCTCTTCGACGGCATCCGCCCGGCCTGGGCGGCGCAGACGCAGGGGCTGTCGCGGCTGACCGGATTCTCCGCCGGCTACCTCACCCTGGCGCCGGTCTTCCCGATCCTGGTGACGACGCCGCGCTACATGGCGGGCACCATCACGCTGGGCGGCGTCATGCAGATCGCGCAGGCCTTCCAGCAGGTGACGGCGGCGCTCTCCTGGCCGGTCGACAACCTGCAGCGCATCGCGGAATGGCGCGCCTCGGTGGAACGCGTCCTATCGCTCGAGGAAGCGGTGCAGGTGGTCAGGGCAGAGGCCGCGCGCGCCGGGCCGGACGCGATCATGCTCGACCGCAGCGCGGGCCGCGGGCTCGGCGCACGGGACTTGTGCGTCGCCGCGCCGGACGGGACGGCGCTGCTGTCCGACATCACGCTGCACGTCGCACCTGGCGAGCGCGTGCTGGTGGACGGCGACCCTGAGGCTGCGCAGGCGCTGTTCCGTGTGCTCGCAGGCATCTGGCCCTGGGGGCGCGGCGTGGTCGACCTGCCGCCCGATGCGGATGTCACGACCATCGGAGAAAAGCCGCACCTGCCCGAGGGCCCGCTGCACGATGCGCTGATCTTTCCCGAGGCAGCCGCCGGGTTCCCCGCCGATCTCGCGGCCGCGGCGCTCGAGGCCGTCGGGCTCGATGCACTCGTGCCCCGGCTCGCGGAGTCGGCCGATTGGGACGGCGCGCTCGGAAGCGTGGAGTTGCAGCGCCTGGCCATCGCGCGCGTGCTGCTGCACCGGCCGCGCTGGATCCTGCTGGGCGACAGCACCACCGCGCTCGAACCGACGGAAGCCGACCGCATGGTCGACCTGATCGCCACCGCCCTGCCGGAATCCGCTCTGCTGGTGCTCGGCCGTCACCCCGGCGCCGCCGAGCGCTTCACGCGCCGGCTGACGCTGCGCCGGTTGCCGGGCGGCGACGTACTGCTGCACGAGATCCACGCGCGCCGCCAGGCGGCCACCCAGCCCCGGCGCCGCCCGCTGCCGCTGGTGGATTGGCTGCGCCGCGGCTACGAGCACCGCGACATGGGCTGA
- a CDS encoding carbohydrate ABC transporter permease → MTLPLILVIGGLVAWPAGYAIYLSTLNRRMTEFIGLTNFEILLESDSFRMVIFQSVFFAVTAVILKALIGFWLAHMLHHIPTKGQRKWRGMLLVPWVIPPALSTLGWWWMFDPSYSSINWLLNIFAVPSVPWLGEPWWARISVIIVNVWYGAPFFMIMYLAALKSVPEALYEAAAIDGATSWQRLRYITLPMMRNIISITVLFSLIVTFANYDIVRVLTNGGPRDLTHVFASYAFQVGILAGNIPRGAAVSLFMFPILGVIAFFVLRGINKRNREEA, encoded by the coding sequence ATGACGTTGCCGCTGATCCTGGTGATCGGTGGCCTGGTCGCCTGGCCGGCTGGCTACGCGATCTACTTGTCCACGCTGAACCGCCGGATGACGGAATTCATCGGGCTGACGAATTTCGAGATCCTGCTCGAATCCGACAGCTTCCGGATGGTGATCTTCCAGTCGGTGTTCTTCGCGGTCACCGCGGTGATCCTGAAGGCGCTGATCGGCTTCTGGCTCGCGCACATGCTGCACCACATCCCCACCAAGGGGCAGCGCAAGTGGCGTGGCATGCTGCTGGTGCCTTGGGTCATCCCGCCCGCGCTGTCGACGCTCGGCTGGTGGTGGATGTTCGACCCGTCCTATTCGTCGATCAACTGGCTACTGAACATCTTCGCGGTGCCCTCGGTGCCCTGGCTGGGTGAGCCCTGGTGGGCGCGCATCAGCGTCATCATCGTGAACGTTTGGTACGGCGCGCCGTTCTTCATGATCATGTACCTGGCGGCGCTGAAGTCGGTGCCCGAGGCGTTGTACGAGGCCGCGGCGATCGATGGTGCGACGTCCTGGCAGCGGCTGCGCTACATCACGCTGCCGATGATGCGCAACATCATCTCGATCACCGTGCTGTTCAGCCTGATCGTGACCTTCGCCAACTACGACATCGTCCGCGTGCTGACCAATGGCGGGCCGCGCGACCTCACGCATGTCTTCGCATCCTATGCGTTCCAGGTCGGCATCCTGGCCGGCAACATCCCGCGCGGGGCGGCGGTCAGCCTGTTCATGTTCCCGATCCTGGGCGTGATCGCCTTCTTCGTGCTGCGCGGCATCAACAAGCGGAACCGGGAGGAAGCGTGA
- a CDS encoding carbohydrate ABC transporter permease produces MSASMAPQAHPRGIFHKAGSLRAERRWALWSAYISLVIAAIIMLAPPFYMLLTSIKTSAEIADLSGNPWWVNAPTFENYWALINNPMFRGFFYNSVKVTIAVVAISMVISVLAAFALGRMRFWGSQFLATGVFLTYLVPDTLLFIPLYQIVGGLGLLDNAWGLVLVYPTLTVPFCTWIMIGYFASIPKELDEAALIDGANWMQMLTRIFIPVALPGIIAATIFAFTVSWAAFVYPTAFITSPSEMPMTIGVVSQLIRGDTFAWGQLMAGALLAALPPVVVYAFLMDYYIAGLTAGATKG; encoded by the coding sequence ATGTCTGCCAGCATGGCACCGCAGGCGCATCCGCGCGGCATCTTCCACAAGGCGGGCAGCCTGCGCGCCGAACGGCGGTGGGCGCTCTGGAGCGCGTACATCTCGCTGGTGATCGCCGCGATCATCATGCTCGCACCGCCCTTCTACATGCTGCTGACCAGCATCAAGACCAGCGCCGAGATCGCCGACCTGTCGGGCAACCCGTGGTGGGTGAACGCGCCGACCTTCGAGAACTACTGGGCGCTGATCAACAACCCCATGTTCCGCGGTTTCTTCTACAACAGCGTGAAGGTCACGATCGCGGTGGTCGCCATCTCGATGGTGATATCGGTGCTGGCGGCCTTCGCGCTGGGGCGGATGCGCTTCTGGGGCAGCCAGTTCCTGGCGACCGGCGTGTTCCTGACCTACCTGGTGCCGGACACGCTGCTGTTCATCCCGCTGTACCAGATCGTGGGCGGGCTCGGGCTGCTCGACAATGCCTGGGGGCTGGTGCTGGTCTACCCGACGCTGACGGTGCCCTTCTGCACCTGGATCATGATCGGCTACTTCGCGTCGATCCCGAAGGAACTGGACGAGGCGGCGCTGATCGACGGGGCCAACTGGATGCAGATGCTCACGCGCATCTTCATCCCGGTGGCGCTGCCGGGGATCATCGCGGCGACCATCTTCGCCTTCACCGTCTCCTGGGCGGCCTTTGTGTATCCGACGGCCTTCATCACGTCGCCATCCGAGATGCCGATGACGATCGGCGTGGTCAGCCAGCTGATCCGCGGCGACACCTTCGCCTGGGGGCAACTGATGGCCGGCGCGCTGCTGGCGGCACTGCCGCCGGTGGTCGTCTATGCCTTCCTGATGGACTACTACATCGCCGGGCTGACCGCCGGCGCGACAAAGGGGTAG
- a CDS encoding ABC transporter ATP-binding protein, translating into MAQVSLRKVIKAYEGGVQAVKGIDLEIADHEFVVLVGPSGCGKSTTLRMIAGLEEITDGEIAIGGTVVNDIPPRDRDIAMVFQNYALYPHMSVYDNMAFGLTLRKFPKAEIDRRVKEAARILDITPLLERKPKALSGGQRQRVAMGRAIVRDPKVFLFDEPLSNLDAKLRVQMRTEIKKVHQTVKTTTVYVTHDQVEAMTLADRVVVMNHGVIEQVGPPQVLYHTPATRFVAGFIGSPAMNFLPAKLEEMSGALRLHLPGGMSVDVPDARTARYRSYAGRDVVFGIRPEHLTDDKPTDKTNPAPMILTPEVIEPMGMETLAHFKLDGAELTARLDPATPAEVGQPLRLIAHMDQMHLIDPTTDKVI; encoded by the coding sequence ATGGCGCAGGTTTCGCTTCGCAAGGTGATCAAGGCCTATGAGGGCGGTGTCCAGGCGGTCAAGGGCATCGACCTCGAGATCGCCGACCATGAATTCGTGGTGCTGGTCGGCCCGTCGGGCTGCGGCAAGTCCACCACGCTGCGGATGATCGCGGGGCTGGAGGAAATCACCGACGGCGAGATCGCGATCGGCGGCACCGTCGTCAACGATATCCCGCCGCGCGACCGCGACATCGCGATGGTGTTCCAGAACTACGCGCTCTATCCGCACATGTCGGTCTACGACAACATGGCCTTCGGGCTGACGCTGCGGAAGTTTCCGAAGGCCGAGATCGACCGCCGCGTGAAGGAAGCCGCGCGCATCCTCGACATCACGCCGCTGCTCGAACGCAAGCCCAAGGCGCTGTCGGGCGGGCAGCGCCAGCGCGTGGCGATGGGCCGCGCCATCGTGCGCGACCCCAAGGTCTTCCTGTTCGACGAACCCCTGTCGAACCTCGATGCCAAGCTGCGCGTGCAGATGCGCACCGAGATCAAGAAGGTGCACCAGACGGTCAAGACCACGACCGTGTATGTCACGCACGACCAGGTCGAGGCGATGACGCTGGCCGACCGCGTGGTGGTGATGAACCACGGCGTGATCGAACAGGTTGGCCCACCGCAGGTGCTGTACCACACGCCGGCGACGCGCTTCGTCGCGGGCTTCATCGGCTCGCCCGCGATGAACTTCCTGCCTGCGAAGCTCGAGGAGATGTCAGGCGCGTTGCGCCTGCACCTGCCCGGCGGCATGAGCGTGGACGTGCCCGACGCCCGTACTGCGCGCTACAGGTCCTATGCCGGCCGTGACGTGGTCTTCGGCATCCGCCCCGAGCACCTGACCGACGACAAGCCCACCGACAAGACCAACCCCGCGCCCATGATCCTCACACCCGAGGTGATCGAACCCATGGGCATGGAGACGCTCGCGCACTTCAAGCTCGACGGCGCCGAGCTCACCGCGCGGCTCGATCCCGCGACGCCGGCCGAAGTCGGCCAGCCGCTGCGGCTGATCGCGCACATGGACCAGATGCATCTGATCGACCCCACCACCGACAAGGTCATTTGA
- a CDS encoding fumarylacetoacetate hydrolase family protein → MRWIRFTAEGRTAYGILEGDRIAEVAGDPFRGHEATSRWHDLAAVKIEVPVIPPTFYCAGLNYVDHVKEGAAKRGEVPNIPTKPDMGYRAANALIAHGETIVIPADATEKVHYEGELVAVVGKKAKHLTEENALDCLLGWTIGNDVSERTWQKADRTFWRSKNTDTFKPMGPWIETDFNLDAAETIVRLNGNITTRFHTNHMLFGVAKFMATMTRNVTLYPGDIIWWGTDGSSPDLRHGDVVDIEITGLGHLTNPVIREGA, encoded by the coding sequence ATGCGCTGGATCCGCTTCACGGCCGAGGGCCGCACCGCCTACGGCATCCTGGAAGGCGACCGCATCGCCGAAGTCGCCGGCGACCCGTTCCGCGGCCACGAGGCGACCTCGCGCTGGCACGACCTAGCGGCCGTGAAGATCGAGGTACCGGTCATCCCGCCGACCTTCTATTGCGCCGGCCTGAACTATGTAGACCACGTCAAGGAAGGTGCGGCGAAGCGCGGCGAGGTGCCGAACATCCCGACCAAGCCCGACATGGGCTATCGCGCGGCGAACGCACTGATCGCGCATGGCGAGACTATCGTCATCCCCGCCGATGCCACCGAGAAGGTGCACTACGAGGGCGAACTCGTCGCCGTGGTGGGCAAGAAGGCCAAGCACCTGACCGAGGAGAACGCGCTCGACTGCCTGCTCGGCTGGACCATCGGCAATGATGTCAGCGAGCGCACCTGGCAGAAGGCGGACCGTACCTTCTGGCGGTCCAAGAACACCGACACCTTCAAGCCGATGGGCCCTTGGATCGAGACCGACTTCAACCTCGATGCCGCCGAGACCATCGTGCGCCTGAACGGCAACATCACCACGCGCTTCCACACCAACCACATGCTGTTCGGCGTGGCGAAGTTCATGGCGACCATGACGCGCAACGTCACGCTGTATCCGGGCGACATCATCTGGTGGGGCACGGACGGATCCTCGCCCGACCTCAGGCATGGCGACGTGGTGGACATCGAGATCACCGGCCTCGGCCACCTGACCAACCCCGTCATCCGCGAAGGCGCCTGA
- a CDS encoding NAD(P)-dependent oxidoreductase codes for MTKAIVAIVAQGAMGAGVARRLVEHGVTVLTCLEGRSGASAARAAAAGMIAVPRADLAQAAAVLSILPPAEALATAQALAPILAAAPVPPIYVDCNAISPDTMERLAGLVGAHGLPVVDAGIIGGPPRADYAGPVVYASGPAAPGFVALLQDRGIDLRLLSGPIGAASALKMSYAGITKGLVAIGSAMMLAATRAGAADALRSEIAASQPALATWFARMVPSMYDKAYRWAGEMQEIADFARDDPAASAIYGGASSLYARLADPAAAEEIAALRAFLDGAAPPPA; via the coding sequence ATGACGAAGGCGATCGTGGCGATAGTCGCACAGGGCGCGATGGGCGCGGGGGTTGCGCGCCGCCTGGTCGAGCATGGCGTGACGGTGCTGACCTGCCTCGAAGGCCGCAGCGGCGCGAGCGCCGCGCGCGCCGCCGCCGCAGGCATGATTGCGGTGCCGCGCGCGGACCTCGCGCAGGCCGCTGCCGTCCTGTCGATCCTGCCGCCTGCCGAGGCCCTTGCGACCGCACAGGCGCTGGCGCCGATCCTGGCGGCCGCGCCGGTGCCACCGATCTATGTCGACTGCAACGCGATCAGCCCCGACACCATGGAGCGGCTCGCCGGTCTGGTCGGCGCGCATGGCTTGCCCGTTGTCGATGCCGGGATCATCGGCGGGCCACCGCGTGCGGACTATGCCGGGCCGGTCGTCTATGCCTCGGGCCCCGCCGCGCCCGGCTTCGTCGCGCTGCTGCAGGACCGCGGTATCGACCTGCGGCTGCTCTCCGGGCCGATCGGTGCGGCCTCGGCGCTCAAGATGTCCTATGCCGGCATCACCAAAGGTCTGGTCGCGATCGGCTCCGCGATGATGCTGGCGGCAACGCGCGCCGGCGCCGCCGATGCGCTGCGCAGCGAGATTGCCGCGAGCCAGCCCGCGCTCGCCACCTGGTTCGCACGCATGGTCCCGTCGATGTACGACAAGGCCTATCGCTGGGCGGGCGAGATGCAGGAGATCGCGGACTTCGCGCGCGATGACCCCGCGGCCAGCGCGATCTACGGCGGCGCCTCGTCGCTCTATGCACGCCTGGCCGATCCCGCGGCGGCCGAGGAGATCGCGGCCCTGCGCGCCTTCCTCGACGGTGCCGCGCCGCCGCCGGCATGA
- a CDS encoding SDR family oxidoreductase, which translates to MKRLEGKSAWVTGAGSGIGRAIAILFAQEGAKVALTGRRAAPLEETAAMIGGAAVVVPADLTNETQVAAALAKVESSIGGPDILVNNAGANLPKRYLHQLTPESIRTLVDGNLTAPFMTSVAVLPGMRKRGGGHLIQVASMAGKNISFLSGPGYTAAKHGFVALSQAINQENGIHDIRSCCICPGEVATDILKNRPEPVPAEDIERLLQPEDIAAMALFVVTMPPRANITEMLVTPTYMRLLAPQARKIAAM; encoded by the coding sequence ATGAAGCGCCTCGAGGGTAAGTCCGCCTGGGTCACCGGCGCGGGCAGCGGCATCGGCCGCGCCATTGCCATCCTGTTCGCGCAGGAAGGGGCGAAGGTCGCCCTGACCGGCCGACGCGCCGCACCGCTCGAGGAAACGGCGGCGATGATCGGGGGCGCTGCCGTGGTCGTGCCGGCGGACCTCACGAACGAGACGCAGGTCGCCGCTGCCCTCGCGAAGGTGGAATCCTCCATCGGCGGGCCCGACATCCTGGTGAACAATGCCGGGGCGAACCTGCCGAAGCGCTACCTGCACCAGCTCACGCCCGAGTCGATCCGCACGCTGGTGGATGGCAATCTCACCGCGCCGTTCATGACCTCGGTCGCCGTCCTGCCGGGCATGCGCAAGCGCGGCGGCGGGCACCTGATCCAGGTCGCCTCCATGGCGGGCAAGAACATCTCGTTCCTGTCGGGGCCGGGCTATACCGCGGCGAAGCACGGCTTCGTCGCCCTCAGCCAGGCGATCAACCAGGAGAACGGGATCCACGACATCCGATCCTGCTGCATCTGCCCGGGCGAGGTGGCGACCGACATCCTCAAGAACCGCCCCGAACCCGTGCCGGCCGAGGATATCGAGCGCCTGCTGCAGCCCGAGGACATCGCCGCCATGGCGCTGTTCGTCGTCACCATGCCGCCACGCGCCAACATCACCGAGATGCTGGTGACGCCCACCTACATGCGACTGCTGGCGCCGCAGGCGAGAAAGATCGCGGCGATGTAG